The proteins below are encoded in one region of Verrucomicrobiota bacterium:
- a CDS encoding type II toxin-antitoxin system VapC family toxin, protein MQKQDEETLFLSCLTLGELEKGVAKMAHSKRKTLLSGWINHDLPVRFQGRILTIDANIARRWGRACAESEGAWRKRPVITSLIAITAIEHGLTVVTRNESDMKDTGVKIFNPWVSN, encoded by the coding sequence ATGCAAAAACAGGATGAAGAAACCCTTTTCCTGAGTTGCCTGACTTTAGGTGAACTCGAAAAAGGTGTGGCCAAAATGGCTCATTCAAAACGGAAAACCCTTTTGAGTGGCTGGATCAACCACGACCTACCTGTCCGTTTCCAAGGAAGGATATTGACCATTGACGCAAATATCGCACGGAGATGGGGGCGGGCATGTGCTGAATCCGAAGGTGCGTGGAGAAAACGGCCTGTGATCACCTCTCTGATAGCGATTACTGCTATCGAACACGGACTGACGGTGGTTACCCGGAATGAATCCGATATGAAAGATACCGGGGTAAAAATATTTAATCCTTGGGTTTCAAATTGA